A section of the Sedimentisphaera cyanobacteriorum genome encodes:
- a CDS encoding FeoA family protein, with the protein MKLTEVPKGKFCKIKSISAQDRYLKRFAEMGLRTGACVKVLRFAPLGDPIEVKIGNAFLSIRCENAGRIEVDLADKSN; encoded by the coding sequence ATGAAGCTTACTGAAGTGCCCAAAGGTAAATTTTGCAAGATAAAAAGCATATCCGCGCAAGACAGATATCTGAAGCGATTTGCAGAGATGGGGCTGAGAACCGGGGCCTGCGTTAAGGTTCTTCGTTTTGCACCTCTCGGGGATCCAATAGAGGTTAAGATAGGCAATGCCTTCCTCTCAATTAGGTGTGAGAACGCAGGTCGCATTGAAGTGGATCTTGCAGACAAATCAAACTAA
- the feoB gene encoding ferrous iron transport protein B, translating to MEQITVGLTGNPNCGKSCVFNSLTGAKQHVGNYPGVTVEKVEGWCEHKGFKIRIVDLPGTYSISAHSMDEKVARDFVLSEECDVIVNVIDSNNFERNLFLTTQLFELNKPLVAALNMYDVATKNGLEYDKEKIGTFLNGTAVSTVGNKGEGIKELLDAVVYEYNCQREFDNRINYGSDIEERLERLTCLISKEITGGDEKKARYHALQLLQMDCDINEFGKDAAEVAQEAISELNRMYGDNPHILMAEKRYGFISGLFEQTVRKTVEIRHDASDAIDKILLNRVLGLPIFFGMMYLVFKLTFWLGDPVMTVIEHGFDILKGFVLSSWPAGGEGPLQSLIVDGIIGGVGGVVVFLPNIIFLFLAIAVLEDSGYMARAAFLMDRIMKKIGLHGQSFIPMLIGFGCTVPAIMGTRILNERKSRLTTIMILPLISCGARLPIYALIIPAFFPKHLHGFMMWSMYVIGILIAIILAKVLRKTLFKGRNTVMLMELPPYRVPTLRSVFTHMWQKSWLYLKKAGTLILAISIILWAMTSYPKLPEEQTAGMEPKQAQAAELKHTAAGRIATTIEPATELMGFDYKIGTALIGAFAAKEVFVAQMGIVNSLGEAGAESKPLREKLKDQYTPLQGFCVMLFCLISTPCIATVAICRKETQSWAFAMGQFMGLTVLAFVITAAVYQIGMLLT from the coding sequence ATGGAACAAATAACAGTAGGACTTACCGGCAATCCCAACTGCGGGAAAAGCTGCGTTTTCAACAGCCTAACAGGGGCAAAACAGCATGTAGGCAACTACCCGGGCGTTACCGTTGAAAAGGTAGAGGGTTGGTGCGAGCATAAGGGCTTCAAAATACGAATTGTTGATTTGCCCGGTACATACAGCATCTCGGCTCATTCAATGGATGAAAAGGTGGCGAGAGATTTTGTGCTCAGCGAAGAGTGCGATGTCATTGTAAACGTAATAGATTCGAACAACTTCGAGAGAAATCTCTTTCTTACCACCCAGCTTTTCGAACTGAACAAGCCATTGGTTGCAGCGCTGAATATGTATGATGTGGCAACAAAGAACGGCCTTGAATACGATAAAGAAAAAATCGGCACCTTTCTGAACGGAACTGCGGTATCAACTGTGGGCAACAAGGGCGAGGGGATAAAAGAGCTTCTGGATGCTGTGGTTTACGAATACAACTGCCAGAGAGAATTCGACAACAGAATCAACTACGGCAGCGATATAGAAGAAAGGCTCGAAAGGCTCACCTGCCTTATATCCAAAGAGATTACCGGCGGAGATGAGAAGAAAGCCCGCTACCACGCCCTTCAGCTTCTTCAGATGGACTGCGATATAAACGAATTCGGCAAGGATGCCGCTGAAGTTGCCCAGGAGGCAATATCCGAGCTCAACCGCATGTACGGAGACAACCCGCACATACTTATGGCAGAGAAGAGATACGGATTTATCTCCGGTCTTTTCGAGCAGACTGTCCGAAAGACAGTTGAGATAAGACACGATGCCAGCGATGCTATAGACAAAATCCTGCTGAACAGGGTTCTCGGGCTGCCGATATTCTTCGGGATGATGTATCTGGTTTTCAAGCTCACATTCTGGCTCGGCGATCCTGTTATGACGGTAATAGAACACGGCTTCGATATACTCAAAGGGTTTGTTTTGAGCTCTTGGCCTGCCGGCGGCGAGGGACCGCTTCAGTCTCTGATTGTTGACGGAATCATAGGCGGGGTAGGCGGAGTAGTGGTGTTTCTGCCTAATATTATATTTCTGTTTCTTGCGATTGCGGTGCTTGAAGATTCCGGCTATATGGCAAGAGCCGCTTTTCTTATGGACAGGATTATGAAAAAAATCGGTCTGCACGGGCAGAGCTTTATTCCTATGCTTATAGGCTTCGGCTGCACCGTACCTGCTATAATGGGCACGAGAATCTTGAACGAACGTAAAAGCCGGCTTACTACAATAATGATTCTTCCGCTGATAAGCTGCGGGGCCAGGCTCCCGATATACGCCCTGATAATACCTGCTTTCTTCCCGAAACATCTGCACGGGTTTATGATGTGGAGCATGTATGTAATAGGCATACTGATTGCGATTATTCTGGCAAAAGTCCTGCGCAAAACGCTGTTTAAGGGGAGAAATACAGTGATGCTGATGGAGCTGCCTCCATACCGCGTGCCAACGCTGAGGAGCGTGTTTACGCATATGTGGCAGAAGAGCTGGCTCTATCTCAAGAAGGCCGGTACACTGATACTTGCGATCTCAATAATCCTCTGGGCTATGACAAGCTACCCCAAACTCCCCGAGGAACAAACCGCAGGAATGGAGCCGAAACAAGCGCAGGCTGCAGAGCTCAAGCACACAGCAGCGGGCAGAATAGCAACAACTATCGAGCCGGCAACCGAGCTTATGGGCTTTGATTACAAGATTGGCACTGCCCTTATCGGAGCATTCGCCGCCAAAGAGGTGTTCGTGGCTCAGATGGGAATCGTTAATTCGCTCGGAGAGGCGGGAGCTGAATCAAAACCGCTCAGAGAAAAGCTCAAAGACCAATACACCCCGCTGCAGGGTTTCTGCGTTATGCTGTTCTGCCTTATTTCTACGCCGTGCATCGCAACTGTTGCGATATGCCGAAAAGAGACGCAGTCTTGGGCATTTGCTATGGGGCAGTTTATGGGGCTTACGGTGCTTGCATTTGTGATTACCGCTGCGGTGTATCAGATTGGCATGCTGCTTACTTAG
- a CDS encoding FeoB-associated Cys-rich membrane protein codes for MIEKIIVGAVVVLAAVFLVYSFVKSSKGETPCGKSCPADCPGRNKNCSEEETKQNSGSENNQNTTSE; via the coding sequence ATGATTGAAAAGATTATCGTAGGGGCTGTGGTAGTTTTGGCGGCAGTCTTCCTTGTGTATTCGTTTGTCAAATCCTCTAAGGGAGAAACGCCCTGCGGGAAAAGCTGCCCGGCAGACTGCCCGGGGAGAAACAAAAACTGCAGCGAAGAGGAAACAAAGCAAAACTCAGGCAGCGAAAATAATCAAAACACAACATCTGAATGA
- a CDS encoding IS4 family transposase yields MIKVGSLFSQVLSLVNRHDFSRAVKQWDAEKGAKGFRCWDQFVAMVFGQLAGADSLREIEGGLSTALGKLRHLGLKQAPARSTLSYANEHRPYQLFETMFYYLSDQAQTLAAGQKRRFRFKNPLVSIDASTIELCLSLYDWARFRRKKGAVKLHLMLNHQGCLPQWAWLTDGKVHDVKMAKTLEFEPGTIVAVDRGYIDYDLFDYWTGEGVWFVTRAKKNMAYRVVKTRDIPDYGNILRDEEIEFTGYDASHKYPHRLRRIVVWDDENQREIVLLTNHMNFAASTIGRIYKDRWQIELFFKAIKQTLKIKTFVGTSENAVQIQIWTALLCMLILKILQMRSTFGWSLSNLAAMLRFNLLTYRDLWVWLNKPYQTPAIGPPEGQLLLFE; encoded by the coding sequence ATGATAAAGGTTGGCAGTTTATTTTCGCAAGTGCTTTCTTTGGTAAATCGCCATGATTTTTCGCGTGCGGTCAAGCAATGGGACGCTGAGAAAGGGGCCAAAGGCTTTCGCTGCTGGGACCAGTTTGTGGCAATGGTTTTTGGCCAACTGGCCGGGGCGGACTCGCTGCGGGAGATTGAAGGCGGCTTATCGACGGCCCTGGGCAAGCTGCGGCATCTGGGACTGAAGCAGGCTCCGGCCCGCTCGACGCTCAGTTATGCCAACGAGCATCGGCCGTATCAGCTCTTTGAAACGATGTTCTATTACCTGTCCGATCAAGCTCAAACACTGGCCGCCGGACAGAAGCGGCGGTTTCGGTTCAAGAATCCGTTGGTCAGCATCGATGCTTCGACGATTGAACTGTGCCTGTCGCTGTACGACTGGGCCAGGTTCCGGCGTAAAAAGGGAGCGGTTAAACTGCATTTGATGCTGAATCATCAGGGCTGCCTGCCGCAGTGGGCCTGGCTGACCGATGGGAAGGTCCATGACGTGAAAATGGCCAAAACCCTTGAATTTGAGCCGGGAACGATTGTTGCGGTGGATCGTGGCTATATTGATTACGATCTGTTTGACTATTGGACCGGTGAAGGCGTTTGGTTCGTGACCCGTGCCAAAAAGAATATGGCTTATCGGGTGGTCAAGACACGCGATATTCCCGACTATGGCAATATCCTGCGTGATGAAGAAATCGAGTTTACCGGCTACGATGCTTCCCATAAGTATCCGCACCGGCTGCGTCGGATTGTGGTTTGGGATGACGAAAACCAGCGTGAGATTGTGCTGCTGACCAATCATATGAACTTTGCGGCCAGTACCATTGGCCGAATTTATAAGGATCGCTGGCAGATTGAGTTGTTTTTTAAGGCAATCAAGCAGACTCTGAAGATTAAAACCTTTGTCGGCACCAGTGAAAATGCCGTGCAGATTCAGATTTGGACAGCATTATTGTGTATGCTGATCCTGAAGATCTTGCAGATGCGTTCGACGTTTGGCTGGAGCCTGTCGAATCTGGCGGCTATGTTGCGGTTTAACCTGCTGACGTACAGGGACTTGTGGGTATGGCTGAATAAGCCTTACCAAACTCCGGCCATCGGACCGCCGGAGGGCCAGTTATTATTGTTTGAATAG